One Peptostreptococcus equinus genomic window carries:
- a CDS encoding baseplate J/gp47 family protein, whose product MNDRNFEFGYVMNRILGNIPDEYDKRETSLIYQSAAMIIPELTVIRHEIRMLEDEAFPDTCSYFTLQRFAKNRNMELREPTKGVVIAEFNKEVEIGTRFNHEQRNYAVSELIDLSLFKYRLIAEEVGHIESIGELTPIQDIYGLEKAVITKIEVDGRDEESEEDLRNRFFENISNPAFGGNRADYKEKILGMDNIGAVRLFRRKVSSDGSTKIEAVILDTSYKDASPELVKIVQNALTPTQDGEGLGIAPIDHFVTVLAPTKQSLTIKTNLTLDPLVSDVTQDITSAIEEYLQDLRQQFGEFDLSTGKYSTVVRISRIENRLLDVSGVIDVFGTKINGLNSNVVIDDKSIPVLGGVSYVRV is encoded by the coding sequence ATGAATGACAGAAATTTTGAATTTGGATATGTGATGAATAGGATATTAGGTAACATACCAGATGAATATGACAAAAGAGAAACCTCTTTAATTTATCAATCAGCGGCAATGATTATTCCTGAACTTACAGTAATAAGACATGAAATAAGAATGCTTGAAGATGAAGCTTTTCCAGATACATGCTCGTATTTCACACTTCAAAGGTTTGCAAAAAATAGGAATATGGAGCTTAGAGAACCTACAAAAGGTGTGGTAATAGCAGAATTTAATAAAGAAGTAGAGATAGGTACAAGATTTAATCACGAACAAAGAAATTATGCAGTTAGTGAACTAATTGACCTATCTCTTTTTAAATACAGACTAATTGCTGAAGAAGTAGGGCATATAGAATCAATTGGAGAATTAACTCCAATTCAAGATATCTATGGCCTTGAAAAAGCAGTTATTACTAAAATTGAGGTTGATGGAAGAGATGAAGAATCAGAAGAGGATCTAAGGAATAGATTTTTTGAAAATATATCAAATCCAGCCTTTGGTGGTAATAGGGCAGACTATAAAGAAAAGATTTTAGGCATGGATAATATAGGTGCAGTAAGGTTATTTAGAAGAAAGGTGTCGAGTGATGGATCAACAAAAATTGAAGCAGTTATTTTGGATACATCTTATAAGGATGCATCACCTGAATTGGTTAAGATAGTGCAAAATGCACTTACCCCTACCCAAGATGGTGAGGGTCTAGGAATAGCGCCTATAGATCACTTTGTTACAGTGCTTGCCCCTACTAAACAGTCATTAACTATAAAGACTAATCTTACACTAGATCCATTAGTTAGTGATGTAACTCAAGATATTACAAGTGCTATAGAAGAGTACTTGCAAGATTTAAGACAACAGTTTGGTGAATTTGATTTATCTACAGGTAAATATTCAACTGTAGTTAGAATATCAAGAATAGAAAATAGATTGTTAGATGTTTCTGGGGTAATAGATGTGTTTGGGACAAAGATAAATGGTTTAAACTCCAATGTTGTAATAGATGATAAAAGTATTCCAGTATTAGGTGGTGTTAGTTATGTTAGGGTCTAG
- a CDS encoding putative phage tail protein, which yields MLGSSTEYIPTCIEYIPSVYAEIEEFKALSKAYDIECKLLMDDFEGVSNNYFLDTLNESGCSRWERFLRMDVNSNYSLEDRRFMIKLKMLGYTPYTYLRLKEILDGMCGTTGYKMYLNPVSKHLVCKVDLGVKFQQRAIDLMLENMLPLDITFNTELLYNTSQTLSNFTHEQLSNYTHQHLKEEVIK from the coding sequence ATGTTAGGGTCTAGTACAGAATATATACCAACATGTATTGAGTATATACCTAGTGTATATGCTGAAATAGAAGAATTTAAAGCTTTATCTAAAGCATATGATATTGAGTGCAAGCTTTTGATGGATGATTTTGAGGGTGTATCAAATAACTATTTTTTAGATACACTAAATGAATCTGGGTGCAGTAGATGGGAAAGATTTCTTAGAATGGATGTGAATTCAAACTACTCACTTGAAGATAGAAGATTCATGATTAAGTTAAAAATGCTTGGCTACACTCCATATACATATTTAAGGCTAAAAGAAATACTGGATGGTATGTGCGGAACTACAGGTTATAAGATGTACTTAAACCCGGTAAGCAAACATTTAGTATGTAAGGTAGATTTAGGCGTTAAATTTCAGCAAAGGGCAATAGATCTAATGCTTGAAAATATGCTACCACTTGATATAACTTTCAATACTGAATTACTTTATAATACTAGTCAAACTTTATCTAACTTTACTCATGAACAATTATCTAATTATACACACCAACATTTAAAAGAGGAGGTGATTAAGTAG
- a CDS encoding DUF2634 domain-containing protein — MIPNTGMEQEEFEALIEMVEKKKYSNKDFKVVDNRIVGIVDGIEELKQTIFFILSIEKYQSLTVSENTGVGFWNLYGDDINLVMINLKSIITDALLNDDRIEEITEFIIEKIKRNTLKIEITVKSNISEELIEIEREVDIG, encoded by the coding sequence ATGATACCTAACACTGGAATGGAGCAAGAAGAGTTTGAAGCACTAATTGAAATGGTAGAAAAAAAGAAATATAGTAATAAAGATTTTAAAGTGGTTGATAATAGAATAGTAGGCATAGTAGATGGTATTGAAGAGTTAAAACAGACCATCTTTTTTATTTTATCAATAGAAAAATATCAATCACTTACAGTAAGTGAAAATACTGGAGTAGGGTTTTGGAATTTGTATGGTGATGATATTAATTTAGTAATGATAAATCTAAAATCAATTATTACTGATGCACTTCTTAATGATGATAGGATAGAAGAAATAACAGAATTTATCATAGAAAAAATTAAAAGAAATACACTTAAGATAGAAATTACTGTAAAAAGTAATATATCTGAAGAATTAATTGAGATAGAAAGAGAGGTGGATATTGGATAA